The sequence ATTGCTTGGTCCACCATTTTAAGGCCATTTTGTCTCTGCTCAGTACTCTCAGGTTTCtaaggaaaaaccccaaatatgcAAGGTAAATACTTTCAAACAATGTCTGTATAGTGGTAATACTGATACTATTAGGAAACAGTGAAATCATTACTGTGGTTGATACACAATAGAAAGCACAGATGTTTGTACAATCCAAAATGGACTTATGctcatttttaaagaaactattttttaaattagagtTCCCAACACCTATTCAAGTCAACttgaatattttaattgcttttagtGGCTGCTGGTCTTAATCTCTAGTGATGTGCTCAGGCCATTAACTACAGACATATGAAACAGGAGCAAAAATGTTTAAACAGATTTCAATTATCTAATGGTGAGGTTTAATATTAGAGAGGTTAGTTCAATTTTTACAGATTCAGATTACAAGTAAGATTATTACATATGTCTTTTGATCAGGCTGGACTAAAATGACTTGCTGTGTTACCCAGGTCACAAACTAACTAGTAACCAACatattcacaaatggagaagtcTGATTCCAATCCTACAAACATGGCATTCCATCAGAAGAAATACTGAGTGTGGTACCAGACCATAGCACAGGGAAATCAACATGTACAAACCCTCAACCTAGCAACTCTTTAGACTTAGTTCATTGCAAACAAAtcaaataaaatgcaaacacagaCTGGTCCAAGCCTACTGACTTCAGTAGCTAACGATGACCAGCCTCCCTGTTTGTGGGCATCTACAGTGCTtaaaagtatgaaaaaaaagtttgacAGGAGATGTACTGTCCTCTGGAAAACCATGAGGGAAGAAAGGCGCGTATGCACCACAGAACAAAGCAGACCgccccagagcaggggctgGACTCGCGTGTTTCGGGAGGCGGGGCGGCGCTTACACTGAGCCCGTCCCTGAGGAGCCAGCTGTCCCGGTAGGCCGCCTGGCCCGGCTGCTTGTGCCGCCGCGCGATCACGTGCGGGATGCCCGCGGGCAGCGTGTCCGTGGCCCGCCCGAGCCGCAGGGTGGTGGAGCCGGGGTGGATCACCACGATGAAGTTGCTCTGTATTTGCTGAAAGCAGCACAACGCGCGCGGAGTCAGGCCGAGCGGCCAGGACCGCCCGGAGCCCTCCCGGCGCCTCCACGCCCCCTCCGCCTCCCCGCAGGCCTGTAAAAGGCCGGGCCCGCCCCAGCGGGAGGGAGCGGCGCCCGGCAGCGCCCGCTGGGCTCCGGGCCTCACCTCCTGCAGGGACTCGGGCACGGCGGCGGGCACGATGGGCCGCTTCCCGCCGCGCTGCTCGCGCTCCCGGTCGCGCTCCTTGTCCTTGCCGTTCTCCGCCTCGCCTTTCTCCGCCTGGGTCATGCTCCGGCCGGGCGGAAGCCGCGTCTGCCGGGCCCGAGCGGCGCCGAGCCCGGCGCGGGGCGGAAGCGGGcgggcccgggcccggcgccgcccTCCAGCAGGTACCGGGAGGGGCCTCGGCGGCTCCCGGGCGCTGCCTGCGATGGCCCCGCTTGTAGCGGAGTGCGGAGCTCCTGCCCCGGCGGTGAGGAGCCCAGCAGCGGCACGGGGAGCCGGGGGAGGagccccgccgctgccgcggGTCTGGTGGAGCACCAGCCAAACCCTCTCAGCTGGGCTGGTACTGctggtggggctgcaggagaggggaTACGGCCCCACAACAGCTTAAATACTTCTCTATGCAAAGGCTGCGGTATAGCTGATGGACGGGGCACTGCCGTACAGGGGTAACGATGACCAGCCTCCCTGTTTGTGGGCAGCGAGTTCCTTTATAAACTCTACAGAAACGATGTTTGACTAGAGCCGGGAGAGATGTGGTTTTTAAAGGCTGAAAGTTACACGGGCTAGTGTAAAAGAGGGGGAGCTTTGTGTTAGATAAgagtgggagctgctggtgtaGCTTGTTAATTGAAGGGCATTGTTGATTAATTTCCGGCTAAGGAGTGTTAAGGAATATATTCAGTGCAGGTAGCTGGGATGCAGCTGCAGTTGGAGCTGCTcggggagcagagccccaggagagAGGCCATGAACTGCCAGCCCTTTGTGGAATtgtggcacagccaggggatggaacagcagcagctgttttATACACCGAGGAGTCTCTTTGTTCGGGGTCCCTCCTTGGAGACAGTTGTTATTTACTTATTGCACCAATATTAAATGATTTTAAGGATCTGGACAGCTGACACTCTGCTTTGGGAAACATGGGGTTGAGCTGGTAAGGAAACCTGGTCTGACGGTAAGTGTGGTGTAGGGAGTCAAGCAGGGCAGGTTTTGATCTCAGCTTATGGAGTGTGGATGTAACTGCCAGAGTAGTGCCTGTACGGTCAGACAGGAGCACCTCCTTAACAAGACATTATTAAGGAggcttaaattaaaaatttgcaCTGGCACTGTATGACAAATAATTTAATCTGGATTCTTGTCAGCTCATTTTTTCTCAAATAACTGCAGACCTCTTTAagcaaaaatctcccaaacCCATAAATTCCAAATAAACTCCAATAACAGTGAGAAATTCCCATGCTGAAAAGGGGTACATCAGATAAAAAGATTGTtactatttaaaagaaaataactatTCTGGGATAGCTGTTAGTATTTGAGTtgagctctttttttcttcatgtaatAAAAACACCACCtaattttacagtaaaaaaaccctgaatttgTACAGTAAATGTTTTTATGCATTTCAGTAAGTTTATAGCGGAGAATGAAGCTGTTTCAAGAGGTGTTTCTGTTGTAAAATGCATTATGTGCCTTAGGGATGTAAAGCAATTTGTTAACTGCATTTCTGAAGTGCTTTTAGAGTATCATTAAtacaaggaaaacacagcaaatTACAGAGTGTTTGTCCTGAGCGAGTGAATACAAAACCTCTTAAGACTTGCTGCTTTGACTTGAGAGACCATCTCTATCAActataaatatgtaattttttttgcatctgAATAGCAGAAGGCTTATTGTACTTCAGATTTTCAGTTTCTAAAAAATGATGAGAAAATCAGCCTTGTGACAAGCCAAATATAATTTACTTATAACTTTACAACTACAGTAAAATGTTCAGAAACTATACAAAGACCTTAGACAGTAAACATGTATTTAATGAAACTGTGGTTCAGTCACACTGGATCCTTGAGGAAGGAGTTCCCAGTACAACTTCATTAATCTGCTTCTATCACAGAACAGTTTCCAGTCAGGCATACACATCCCTATTTGGTCCACCACTAAACTCTTCTTTTCATCTGGCTGATGTGTATGCTTGTGCCTGCCTCTTCAGCAGGCGTTTACCTAAAAGATAAAGTAATAACTTAAAAAAGTTAAAGAGGCCTTTGTGAGATCAAATTAagtagaaaatttaaaataacattgcttttattttagatAAATGAGACATGCAAAGACTTGCTAACTTTATTTCTGAGCAGGTTATACATTGCTGTGATTACCCAAAAGCCATCTCCACCGTCTTTGCTGGCCTTGTGTCTACTCAAGAAAAAACACCACCACGTCCCAGGGTTTTTCTCCCACTTGGAAGCAGCTTATCCTTGTTCAAGTGAACTGAAATGCTGGTGTCTGTGTTTCCTGGTATATGAACTTTTTTCTACACGGTTTACAGGTATTAACCACCTGcatgggttggttttttttccccttataaCTTTTATTATAGTAACAATGGGAGTTACTGATGAAAAACAAAGGTTGTTTACTTAACTCTTAAAGTAAATGAAACCGTACTGTAAATACACTCAGTGTCAGCTGTAACTCCCAGCAGCCAAACTAATTATTAAACAGAATTAAATATCAGGCAGCTGTAAGAAATTTAAAACCTCTTTTACTTTTAcctctatttttaaataattttgatttatatACTTTACTGGACTTCAAGATTGGTATGGCTTTTGGCATTGcaataggggaaaaaatccatttttactGTCTTGTAACaactttgtatttttctttcttttctattgAGAAACTTATACCAAAACCCCTCACAAGTCATATAACtataaaaaatgcaaacaaagatTCATTTTCTAACCTAATCTGATCTTTAAATTAGCAGCTAAAAAGATGAGAATCTATAAATAACTTATCAGCTGTGCTCAGAAAGCTTTGCCACACTTTGTCTATCAACTTCTGTGCAATTAAACGTGAAAGTCCACCATTCCTAAACCAAAATACTTTTTcacatcccttttccctgcttttctcccctttatttcttttattattgAATAATTTTGATCATTTTCCTGTTTTGGTAACTTATGTAGCAGGATGACAAAACACTTCATTCTACCTTAACCCTGAATTAACAtggctattaaaaaaaaagaaacccaaacccttcAAAGCAGGATGCAGTAGATTTGGATTTACCTTCCTCATCCACCTCCAGCCATTGGTGGTGGACTGGGGCCTCCACCCCAGTGGTTTATTCGGCCCATTCTACGGCGAGGATTTGCTGGAGGcctgaaaagaaaggaattcTACTGTCATTAAACTTTGCAACTAGAAATAGAATAACACTGGCTCTAAATCTCAGTAGTCACAAAGTTTGAACCTCTGAAAAAGTTGAGTTTCACCTAGCAAGCTGTAAGAAAACCTCAACCtcatgactgcaaaaatcctgtCCTGTCTCATTACTGCTGTGTGATGTGAGAAGGCTGCAGATCACTGATGCTTTTTACACAGTCCTACAAAACTTAGGTTGCAGTGTTCATAGCAATTACACCCCTGTAACAGTGTTTTGCTTTAGGTGATGTAATACAAGAAATGACTGCACTAATGCAAGTCAAATGCTGAGTATCAACATGTTTCagaaaagaagaattttaaCAAGGCTATCTCTTGTCTCCTAGGCAggcttcaaaaatattttcagagagTGTTTGTACTGCTATTGCAGCTGTCCAAAGCTGTGTATTGTTACCAACAATGCAGATAACCATTTTAGCCTTCCTGCACAACCCAATTCAATGCAAATCACAACTGTAATCTAATCAGATTCATGTCACTTCACAAAGATAGGGGAAAAAACTGTgtgaatatgaaaaaaatacccTCTTCTGTCATGGTATCCTGAATAGGAGGAAGATGTGTACCCTCTTCTTCTCAAATCTGGCTGAATAATGCTCtggaaactgaaaaattaaaaaaagggttAGATTAATTGACTGCTAGATatactttctgaattttttgtcTGGAAGATAAGAAATGGCTTGAGAAACAGTAAGTAGTGTTCAGGAATGAATAGTGTTATCTTCTCATGATCATTGTTGTTTAAATCTTGGCAATTTGTCTCCTACATATGAAACTATAATCTTTAATAAAATTACAGTGAACCTTAAACTATAAAATCTAGTTTTCTTGGTAATATGCAAGAAATGCATGAAGTATAAACTTATAACTGAAATCACTAAGAACTGTTGAATATATCACATGGACTTTCTGTTTGTTAACTGGCTTTGATCCAAATTTGTGTTTACTGCATGATTGCTTTTACTTGTCAGAATCTATTGTCACCAGTAGAAATTTTCCAAACAGCTTAATTATTTGATCAGGTAGTACATGCTTTTtaacaaaagtattttttttctttttgcagtatCAAAATGTAAGAAAACTTATTTAAACTGCCAATAAGAGTCCCTTTTCATGCACTTTTTGTTAAGTATACTGTGCTTAATAAACACAACCACATAGTTGTAGTAAAGCATTTGTACATATGGAATACTAGAGagtaaatataatatttttattgttgttacTGATAGCATTGTGTAACTTCTAAGTATGTCAAATCTAAAATTAAGCTCACCAAAAGAATTAACTTTACTTACAAGAGAACCACAAAATCTGCTATTGACCAGAAGAAATCTGTTATAGATGACAAACGCCAGGGAGCCCGACTCTGGTTATCCAACACTTGTCCTGTAACATCCAGATACAAAACATCCAGTGACGTTCCGTGTGTGACACCGAACAGTACCTCACACAAAACCAGATGTGCTAAGTCCAGAGTTTGCAGCTGGCACGGTGAAACTGCACTTCATGGCAGCGAGTTTCATTTTCACAGGTTACTGCCCAAGCACTTGAGCTAAAGGAGTCAGCACCGCCACTGGGGCTCTACCCAGCAAACCTACAGAGTGCCAGTGCAGAGTCTGATTCCCCGTAAGCGGTTAAAGTGCTGCCGTGTGACGCTCCGGTGTCTTCAACACGCACTTGCCTCGTCAaagtccctgccctgccacaggcCGCAGGGCAGCGCGGGGTGACGCGACACCGGCAGCTGGCAGACCCTGCCCGGCTgtcccggcggcggcggcgccgggagcggcgctcTGCGCACCGCGGGCCCGGCGCCCCCGGCGGGTGCCCAGCCCCCGGCGGGTGCCCAGCCCCCGGCGGGTGCCCAGCCCCCGGCGGGTGCCCAGCCCCCGGCGGGTGCCCAGCCCCCGGCGGGtgcccagcccccggcccggcccctccccGCTGCATTCGCACACCGCGgctgccccgggcccggccgcggccgctcACCGTTCGAGATGTACACCAtggctgccccggcccggccccgccctgCGCCTGCGCGCCCGCCGCGCGCATGGGCAGCGGGCGGTGACGGCGGCGCCCGCGGAggagcggccgcggggccgTGGCGGCGCTGGGCTCGCTGTCCCCGAGCTCAACGGGTCCCGCTCAGCACCGCCTGTTAGCGAGGGGTCCCTGTCAGCAGCGCTGTTACTAACGAGTTTTCCTTCGGCACAGCGGATAACGGGGCTTCCCACTCGTTATTGCACACGGGATAACGAGGGGTCCCCCTGAGCAGCCGCTGTTATTAACGAGGGATCCCCTCAGAGCCCCGGTACCGCGGCCCCTCAGAGCCGCTGTTACTAACGAGGGATCCCCTCAGAGCCCCGGTACCGCGGCCCCTCAGCAGCCGCTGTTATTAACGGGGGAAACCCCTCAGAGCATCGGTACCGGAGCCCCTCAGCAGTCACTGTTATTAACGAGGGAAACCCCTCAGAGTCCCGGTACCGGAGCCCCTGAGCAGCCGCTGTTATTAACGGGGGATCCCCTCAGGGCCCCGGTACCGGAGCCCCTCAGCAGCCGCTGTTATTAACAGGGGATCCCCTCAGAGCCCCGGTACCGGAGCCCCTCAGCAGCCGCTGTTATTAACGGGGGATCCCCTCAGAGCCCCGGTACCGGAGCCCCTCAGCAGCCGCTGTTATTAACGGGGGATCCCCTCAGAGCCCCGGTACCGGAGCCCCTCAGCAGTCACTGTTATTAACGAGGGAAACCCCTCAGAGCCCCGGTACCGGAGCCCCTCAGCAGTCACTGTTATTAACGAGGGAAACCCCTCAGAGCATCGGTACCGGAGCCCCTcagcggccgcggcggggccggcccgagGCGGGCGGTGCTCGGGCGGGACGGCTCCTCCCTCCGAGGGGGCGGGTCTGGTTCACCtcaaaatagatttattttagcGGTTCCAGGGCTGTCGGAGTTTCTCCGCCGCGTTTAGCAATAgtaatgggaatgggaatagtCGGCCAGggtttaatagaaaaaaaaacagtttcattttttttttcataaaattgcAGTGTTCCTAGTCGCCTTCTGCAGTAATGATAGAAATACGGCCAAGCGCAGAGATgatttttaacatttctctCCAAAGGGAACTTTTGTGCCCTGTATTTAATGACAAGTATGTGGCTATGTACATTATGTTCGTGGGAGTGTTCAACCCTAAGTCGggtatttgttttaattttattttatttttatcaaaacCTTGCCATGCAAATATTGGCTAGCATTCCTTTTCTAGGAGAATACACGCTTGTAAAATTGGGGGTAACTATACAGCTTTATAAGCAAATTTAATAAATACCTTCTCTCTCTGAGTTTTTAAGCTAAACTAATAGAGAAGGGATGTTTAATTCTGATAAGaagcagcaattaaaaaaatatgtacaaaCACTTTAATATTTCCTTTGCAACAGCTGTATTTTCCTAATGTGGTAAAGTCCTTTGCTAAGAGGGGAATAAGAGAAGAGTGTTTTCTGAGGTTGAAATTGTAATACAGTCTCTGACAATGCAGCTATCCCCCAATAAAGAAATTGTTTGCAACTGACAGGTGTCTATAAATGTTTGCTGTTTATAAATAAACTCTTGCAAACAACCAAAAGCAATTAGCAAAGAAAAGTGTCTGTACCATGTGGGTGCAGAGTTTGTGGTgattgggagtggggctgggctcatccccagtgtcacagctgtgagcagcaggtgagcagcactggcagcaatgagccagggagtgcccaggtgctctgagcaaccaccaaagggaacagagggcacacaggggcactgcaggaACATGAGGGGATAAAAGGCTGGGCTGAAGAACAAGGGAAGACCCCTGCAGCCTTCTGGAGTGATGTTAATCTGCATGGGCAGGCACTGATGCCTTCTGAAGAGGTCTGGTGTTACTGTGTATGGGCTGaagctttgtgaaattataTGTGGTGCTCTGTGTATTGTGGCTGTCTGGACTGTGACACGTGCTGTGACAGTAACAAGGTGTCTAAAATAATTGTTTATGGTTATTGTAAGAGCTGGCTAATCTATAATTCAATAAAAGGCGCAATACAAAAGTGTTTAGAAAATGTTGCTGCACAGTGCAAAATGGGTTTAAACACAGGCAGTATGTTAAAATAATCCAGGGATACCACCTATGTACCTTTTGCTTTCCAAATGACAGAAAATTCCCAAACAACAAAGGAGATGATTAGTGAATTCTTAATGTGGTGtggaggtttttgtttgtttggggattttgtttgcttgtttttttgctatgtttgttttgttttcttttttgggagggggggtttgactttaaaaaatacaataaaatatgaGCTAGTGGGTTTTTAAATAACAGTGATAAAACATGTTTCAGTGCCCTAagattatataaataaaatgcaatcTGTCTCTGTGAAATGTATTTTTGGTGAATGAAACTAAAGAACTTaataaaaatccctttaaaattGAACGTACTGGTGTGTGTTTGTACTCCTaaccattttatttttacaagaaGGAATGTCCAGGTGCTTAATAATGGCAAAATCACCAACCACTGTATGAAATGATACATGAAAACATCAATGTTTGTAGCTTATGCAAACAAACTCACAAGCTGAGAGCAAAATGAATTCTGTTTATTGCAGAGTTAGTGTGCGAATCTTTGTTCAGTCCTGGGCATACAACCTGGTTGCAGGCTGTAATAAATCCATAGGCCTGactggttttttgttttcttaaggTTTGCAGGCTTTGAAGAAACAGGATGCATTTCCTCTTCTTAGGTAGTGTATAACCTATGTTCTTCTATACTTCCCAGGAATTTTCTGcagtgtcaggctctgctctttTCTTACAAGTGTTTATAACCGTTTTAAAGCACTAACATATATGTTACTTGTTCATTTCTTTCCACATTTAACTTTTAGATGTGAAATTGTGGTGTTTGTAAGGTAGGGTTAAAAGTCAATGGTAGCATTGCATTATCAGCCTGATTCCTCTTGGCCTGTCCTTGGCTCAGTAGAGAGGAGGACTGGGAAGAGCTCTCCCCTGCAGCTCAGTTTGTGGTGGAGCCTCACTCCTGGGGGTGCCGTGGCCCTGGTGTCCCACTCAGCCCCACCTTGGCTTACACCTTTGGGGCTGGCAAGTTCAGGGGATCCAAGGGACTGTGTAGCTGTGCTTAATGAACAGTAGCAGAGGCATTTTGAGAGTCAGCAGCAGAAATGTAAACCAGCTGGGTATCCTTGTGAACGTGGGGACTGTGAGCAGAAGTATGCATGAGCTAAAAGTTACCAGCAGTGCTGTTTGGAAACTGGGGAGCTGTGGTTATTTGACAACAGGCCAAGGAAATATTTGTGCAATACCACGAAGAGTAGTGTGGGCTGTACATAAGGTCAAGCAATTGAAGAAGAGCAATGTTTtttacatttactttttttaatgccttttgaACTGTCAGTGGGATACCTTCTGTTTTtaggttgtttgggttttttctgtgctctgttcCAAGTGTAGATTTGTATATTTTCATTCCTTGTGAACTGTGTTTCATACCCATACCTAAGTACCCAAGTCTGAGCCAGATAttactgtcctttagcaatattttctatttttacatGAAAAGTAACAAAACCATGGGTTGAGAGCATTTTCTATACTGCAGGATAACCTTTTAGTTGTGGTGCAAGAGAACCTGAAAATGGTATGCATAGAGTAGTGATAGAGCATGAGCAGAAATGTGACCCTGTCCTGAAGAGGATTTGCAATATACTGATCACATTTAATAGCAGAAATAGAAAAggcacttttttcttcttgctggcCTGTAACTATTTCACATAGTGATTATCATGTTGCACTAGCACACAATTAAAATGGAAGAATTCAAAACTTAATTTGGACTTGAATTATTCATAAAAGAGCTGATTGGTACATAGTACTTGTTCTATGCATATAAAATTAATACTGTATGTCTTAGAATGACAAGGTCTTTTGAATTCCACATTACAAATGTAGAATGTTTATTGCAGCATTCACACTCAGCGGATATTTCACAGGATTCTATTTATTAACTGCTTTtataagaaaaatttaaataccTTGCTGTTTGTGCAAGAACTGATACTCACTTCTTGGGACTAGATTGTGTTGATTTAataacagaattttaaatagaatttaCCTGTTCAGGTAGCTTCAACTTTAGAATAATTGATTGAAgacctaattttttttattctttgggGTTTCAGGTAGAGATCTTTTTAACTGAGAGCCCACTATACATGAAAACATAGTTTATGGATTTCAACTGGAAGATACATTTTGCAAAATCAGCATCCCTGATCCTGGCATAAAATCAGGTCAAGTGCATAAGCACATAATTCTGTAAacaattttttcccctggctGGACAGACACTAGATGTTCTACTAGCAGAATTTGTCTGCAAATTGTTTGTTTATACAATTTCTTGAGATCTGAATAACAAATATGAGGAAGCCTTAGTTCAAAAGTATTCCAGTTAAGAGTTTGAAAGCACATACATGCTGGAGGAATGCCAAAGGACTGCCTTGTGGTTTTATATTCCTTTAGATAACAGCATACTCTTATATACAGAAagccagagctgtctgtgtGTGTTACAGATTCTTAACAAGCAAGACTTTACCCTGCACTGGAATGAACTGGGTGGTCACCAACTTAAAGTTGTATGAGAGTCTGGAAAGACAGCGCGTGTTCAGCGTGCTGCGGGCTCTGCGCCCCGGCACGGTGCAGCAGGACCCTCCCTTATAGAAAAATCCTCGCTCCGCCACCACTTTGTCTTGCATAAATGGCAAATTCTTCCCGGCTCGAGCACTGGTGTCGGCTGCACAGATTTAGAATTTGTTAGAAGTTTCATATAGGTAGAGTTTTGGGTAAAGTGAGAGAAATGCTTGTATGTTTATATATCGTTATTTTATTGAATGCTTGTATGTTTATAtatcattattttattgatGGGGAtgattggggatttttttgagtTGGGCTCATTGgcttttattcttcctttttccttctacCTCTGCATACTTCCCCCACTTAGTGGAATATCAGACTTCCATTTTTGTTACTAGAACaattggctttttaaaaaataagtatgAAAAAGGTGAACATAAATGAGTGAAATAATAATAACCTTTTGAAAtataacaggaaaaataataatcattATATGAgtcaactgaaaataaaaagggctCAAACCTATGTGGTAAGTTAATGGCAAAGCCTGAAATAGAACTGCCCTGGTTACTCTCCTACTTACATAATTTCTTAAGGATATACTTGCACCTGTGAGGTAGAGGAAACAAAAGCAGTCTCAGACTGTCAGTATTTTGGTTTAAGGCAAATATCCTTTGCCTTGATATGCTTTCTGCTAATGTAtaagaatttgatttttcctGTACCTTATAAGTCTGGATTGTGAATGTGTGCACACATACGGTTCCTACTTTGGtatgttttccttattttctgagttctttaaaaatattcagctttctgcctaaggaaaagtaaaatttaataCAATGAAATTTGAAGAATAAGTGTCCACATTACAGATTATCCTTTTTCACTACtgttcctttattttaaaaacctttttatAAAGATAGCTTGTAAACATACCTACAGATTTCATATAGTTATTGCCACCTCctaccttttattttttggtaCTAGCAATGATGTCATTATGCTGTTGTGGAatctttagaaataaaaaggaattattaaccagggaaattaatttaagaCAGATGTGAAGGTAATCAGGGAAATTAAATTAAGACAGATGTGAAGGTTGCCTTTTTTGCCAGACTATTTAGCCCACAGACCAGGGCAGTACATCAGCTGCAGGTGACCATGTGGTTCAGCTGATGTCacagtttttttgcagtgattttgGTCTTATCTGCACACAAAAATTTGCTTGTACTGGTTTGTTTAGCATGATAGTACTAGAAAATCAGGGAGAGGTGCTCTAAAGACTGGAAAGCTAAACATTTGAAGGGGAAACTGGCATCTCAGAATGCTGAAG comes from Lonchura striata isolate bLonStr1 chromosome 12, bLonStr1.mat, whole genome shotgun sequence and encodes:
- the SELENOK gene encoding selenoprotein K translates to MVYISNGQVLDNQSRAPWRLSSITDFFWSIADFVVLFFQSIIQPDLRRRGYTSSSYSGYHDRRGPPANPRRRMGRINHWGGGPSPPPMAGGGUGR